The Chryseobacterium sp. 52 genome includes a region encoding these proteins:
- a CDS encoding Gfo/Idh/MocA family protein, translating into MDNTSSRRNFIKTAAMASFGALVLPNSLFAYSNDFKSHKKVRVGFIGVGLRGQEHVKLLAKRDDVEIVAFADPDKRMLTASQKILKDNNKSAAQEFSNGEYDYRNLLQLKTIDAVVIATPWEWHLSQGTEAMRAKKIVGMEVSGAIKLQDCWEFVKVYEETKVPIFMMENVCYRRDIMSVLNMVRKGMFGELVHGRGGYQHDLRGVLFNDGVTPYNSGAEFGEKGFSEAHWRTEHYVKRNGELYPTHGLGPVAVMMDINRGNRLTRLSSFSSKSVGLHKYIVEHPKGGESHPNAKVKFNQGDIVTTQIACANGETILLTHDTSLQRPYDLGFRVQGTEGLWQDFGWGDFNQGHIYFEKTMNHSHRWENTEKWMKEFDHPIWKKFENTAAGAGHGGMDFFVMNTFIECIKRNIEFPMDVYDLALWYSITPLSEESIAKGGQVVDIPDFTNGKWKTRKPVFGMTDEF; encoded by the coding sequence ATGGACAACACCTCTTCACGCAGAAACTTTATAAAGACTGCAGCCATGGCAAGCTTTGGCGCATTGGTTTTACCCAATTCCTTATTTGCTTATTCCAATGATTTTAAATCACATAAAAAAGTCCGTGTTGGTTTTATCGGCGTAGGACTCCGCGGACAGGAACATGTAAAGCTGCTGGCGAAGCGTGATGATGTGGAAATTGTCGCTTTTGCAGATCCGGACAAAAGAATGCTTACTGCTTCTCAAAAAATATTGAAGGATAATAATAAATCTGCTGCTCAGGAGTTTTCAAACGGTGAATATGATTACCGGAATCTTTTACAATTAAAGACCATAGATGCAGTAGTGATTGCCACCCCATGGGAATGGCATCTTTCACAGGGAACGGAGGCTATGAGGGCAAAAAAGATAGTAGGCATGGAGGTTTCCGGAGCTATCAAATTGCAGGACTGCTGGGAATTCGTCAAGGTATATGAGGAAACAAAGGTTCCTATTTTCATGATGGAAAATGTATGTTACCGCAGAGATATTATGTCTGTTCTTAATATGGTCCGTAAGGGAATGTTCGGAGAACTGGTTCACGGAAGAGGCGGTTATCAGCATGATTTAAGAGGGGTTCTTTTCAATGATGGGGTAACTCCTTATAATTCGGGTGCCGAATTTGGAGAAAAGGGGTTCAGCGAGGCTCATTGGAGGACAGAACATTATGTAAAACGCAATGGCGAGCTTTATCCTACTCATGGATTGGGACCTGTAGCAGTTATGATGGATATCAACCGTGGAAACCGCCTGACCCGACTTTCATCATTCTCTTCAAAGTCTGTAGGACTGCATAAATATATCGTGGAACATCCTAAAGGTGGGGAAAGCCATCCTAATGCAAAGGTAAAATTCAATCAGGGAGATATTGTCACCACACAGATTGCCTGTGCCAATGGTGAAACGATACTTTTAACCCATGACACGAGCTTACAGAGACCTTATGATCTTGGATTCAGGGTACAGGGAACGGAAGGATTATGGCAGGATTTCGGATGGGGAGATTTCAACCAGGGTCATATTTATTTTGAAAAAACAATGAATCACAGCCATCGTTGGGAAAATACAGAAAAATGGATGAAAGAGTTTGACCATCCTATCTGGAAAAAATTTGAAAACACCGCTGCCGGTGCAGGACATGGCGGAATGGACTTCTTCGTGATGAATACTTTTATCGAGTGTATCAAGCGAAATATAGAATTCCCGATGGATGTGTATGATCTTGCTTTATGGTATTCTATCACACCGCTCAGCGAGGAATCTATTGCCAAAGGAGGTCAGGTTGTCGATATTCCTGATTTCACCAACGGAAAATGGAAAACGCGTAAACCTGTATTTGGAATGACCGATGAATTCTAA
- a CDS encoding sugar phosphate nucleotidyltransferase translates to MNSKKTLLILAGGLGSRYKGLKQIDGIMDNGSPILEYSIYDALKAGFSKIVIIVNRLIPKSYIERLNTISEDKNFELHWVYQEKDSFLPSDFDLSQRLKPWGTGHAVLCAKNVVQEPFVMINADDFYGKEVYQLAAEEIDVHISESQFGMAAYPVASTLSGNGNVARGICTLDHEDYLVKIEEQTSVRKEGNSILYTDNGKDIEISPDTLVSMNFFIFHPDIFTMLDLYFNDFIASNPALSQEFYIPSAVQSMMDEKKAKVLVKASPSQWMGVTYADDKNTIKDFLTSEIKKNRYPEDLWN, encoded by the coding sequence ATGAATTCTAAAAAAACACTGCTTATATTGGCAGGTGGCCTGGGAAGCCGTTACAAAGGACTGAAACAGATAGACGGAATTATGGATAATGGTTCACCGATTCTGGAATATTCAATCTATGATGCATTGAAAGCTGGTTTTAGTAAAATTGTCATTATTGTGAACAGGTTGATCCCGAAAAGCTATATTGAAAGATTAAATACTATATCTGAAGATAAAAACTTTGAGCTTCATTGGGTATATCAGGAAAAAGACAGTTTTCTGCCATCGGATTTTGACTTATCACAGCGGCTGAAACCCTGGGGAACCGGTCATGCTGTGCTTTGTGCAAAAAATGTGGTGCAGGAACCTTTTGTCATGATCAATGCTGATGATTTTTATGGAAAGGAAGTCTATCAACTGGCAGCAGAAGAAATTGATGTTCACATTTCAGAATCCCAATTCGGAATGGCAGCCTACCCAGTAGCATCTACTTTGAGTGGAAACGGAAATGTGGCAAGAGGAATATGCACACTGGACCATGAAGATTATCTGGTAAAGATAGAAGAACAGACTTCTGTACGAAAGGAAGGAAATTCAATCCTTTATACGGACAACGGAAAGGATATAGAAATAAGTCCTGATACATTGGTATCGATGAACTTCTTTATTTTTCATCCTGATATTTTTACTATGCTGGACCTTTATTTCAATGATTTTATAGCATCAAATCCAGCACTGTCGCAAGAATTTTATATTCCTTCGGCTGTACAGAGCATGATGGATGAGAAAAAAGCCAAAGTATTGGTAAAAGCTTCTCCTTCGCAATGGATGGGCGTTACCTATGCCGATGACAAAAATACTATTAAAGATTTTCTGACTTCAGAGATCAAAAAAAACAGATATCCCGAAGATCTATGGAATTAA